CGCCGTCGTGTACAATGGACCGACGCCCAGCGAGGAGGTGCAGCCATCGCGACAATCCGCTCACGAAGAACGACCACCCGAACGCTGACCGCGACCGCCGTCCTCCTCGCGCTCGGCGTGATGCTCCCCATCGCGTTTCACGCGGTGCCGCTCGGCGGCCGCATCCTCCTGCCCATGCACATCCCGGCGCTCATCGCCGGGCTTCTTCTCGGCCCGGCCGCGGGCCTCGTCGTCGGCGCCGGCTCGCCCGTGCTGAGCATGCTGCTCACCGGGCGCCCCACGGTCTTCTACATGGTCCCGATGGTCTTCGAGCTCGCGGCCTACGGAGTCGTCGCAGGCGTCGTCAGGCCGCTCATCGGGCGTGCGCTCGCGCGCCGGCCTTACCTGGCTCTTGTCCTCGCGCTGGTCGCCGCCATGCTCGTCGGCCGGATCGTCTGGATCACGGCCGTCGTCTGGCTGGCCCCCGTTCTGGGCATCCAGGCGCGGACGGCCGCCGCCGCGCTCGCCGCGCTCGGCGCCGGCTGGATCGGGGCCGCGCTCCAGCTGGCCGTCATCCCGCCCATCGTGCGCGCCGTTGAGCGGCCGCGCGCAGCGTGATAGAATGACCACGCACCACCGGGCGGCGCCGGCCAAGGTCCGGCGGCCCAGCGGTCCGCCCGCGACGCGTCCCGAGAACCAGCGACACCAGACACCGAGACACCGACCATGCGCATTCTGCTCATCCACGCCGGCCGATTCAGCTACCACGTGACCGACCGCACCGCCGCCGTCTCGTCCGCGGCGGCGCTCGACGCGTCGCTCGAGAAGGCGTCGCTCGGCGACGCGCTCGTCGCGTTCATGGCGTCCGAGAAGACGGACGAGAAGGGCATCGAGTCGGTGGCGCAGCAGGCGGCGGCCGCCATCGTCGAGCAGGCGAAGCAGGTCCGCACGAAGGCCGTGATGCTGTACCCGTACGC
The Candidatus Effluviviaceae Genus I sp. DNA segment above includes these coding regions:
- a CDS encoding ECF transporter S component, with the protein product MMLPIAFHAVPLGGRILLPMHIPALIAGLLLGPAAGLVVGAGSPVLSMLLTGRPTVFYMVPMVFELAAYGVVAGVVRPLIGRALARRPYLALVLALVAAMLVGRIVWITAVVWLAPVLGIQARTAAAALAALGAGWIGAALQLAVIPPIVRAVERPRAA